CCGCCGGGCCGCTGGGCGCGGTGACCCAGCGCTTCATCGCCCAGCGCTACCTGCGCGCGGTGTGAGGCGCCGGCGCCCTGGTTAAGGCCGCCCGATGCCTCCGCTGTGCACGCCCTGCGCCAGCCGGGCGAGCGCGATGGCGCCAACCAGCAAACCGAAGTCGCGCAGCGCGATGTCGTAGAAACCGGGTCCGGTGACCAGGTTGAGAATGATCCCGGCCAGCCAGGCCGCGACTACCCAGGCGCCGATGCGCGGTGCGACCGCAACCAATACGCCGGCCACAATCTCGATTGCCCCGACCAAGTACATGCATTGGTCGGCGGTGCCGGGCACGAGATCGTTGATCCAGCCGGCCAGATACATGTTCCAGTGCTGCGGATGGGTCAGCAGATTGAAGAACTTGTCCAGCCCGAACAGGATGGGCGCGACCGTGAACAGCGTGCGAAGCAATACGTATGCAGAGTATGCCGGATCCTTCAGCTGGTCTGCGAGAGCAGGGCTGGTCGTTGGTCTGATGCTCATAGCTGCCTCCCGACTTCTAACAGACAACAATTTGAACGTTAGATCCTATAGACTGTATCGTCAAGTGTTTTGTCTGTTAGAGATGGCTTGCTGAAGTGGACGGCCGAGCTTCCTTCGAACGCGACGTCGCCGGGATCGGGGCACTCGTGGATCCGGTGCGTCGCCAGCTCTACCAATTCGTGTGCTCACAATCGATGCCGGTGAGCCGAGACCAGGCGGCCGACGCCGTCGGCATCCCGCGCCACCAGGCGAAATTCCATTTGGACCGGCTCACTGCCGAAGGCCTGCTGGATACCGAGTACGCGCGCCTGACCGGCCGGTCCGGCCCCGGCGCCGGGCGGACCGCCAAGCTGTATCGCCGGGCCGGCCGCGACATCGCCCTCAGCCTTCCACAGCGGGAGTACGAGCTTGCTGGGCGGCTGATGGCCGCAGCCATCGTGCTGTCGGCCACCACCGGGGAGCCGACCGTGGAAGTGCTCAACCGGATCGCCCATGACTACGGCCAAGCCATGGGCGCCGCCGCCACCACCCGGCCGCCCGCAGACCCCGCGGCGGCGCTGGAGCTGACGCTGGATGTGCTGCGCAAGTACGGTTATGAACCCCGCCGCCCGGCTGGCCCTGGCGACGATGAGGTCGAGCTGGTGAACTGCCCGTTCCACGCACTGGCCCGGGAGCAGACCGAGCTGGCCTGCAATATGAACCACGCCTTGATCACAGGCGTGGCCGACGCGCTGGCACCGCACAGCCCGGCCGTTCGGTTGGCACCCGGACCGGCCCGGTGTTGTGTAGTACTCAAGCGATGTTCGGCTCACGACCCCGAGTGAGCATCGGGCAGGGATTTCAGCACGGTCAGCATGATCACCGAATCCTCGACGGCGTGCAGCGCATGCCGTGTCGGCGGAATCGCGACGTAGTCGCCGGCCCTGCCGTTCCACGCGTCCTCACCGGCGGTAAGGCACACATGGCCCTGCAGCACTTGCAGCGTCGCCTCGCCCGGGCTGTCATGCTCGGACAGGTCGTGGCCGGCAAGCAATGCCAGCACCGTCTGCCGAAGCTCGTGGGTGTGACCACCGTGGATGGTGTGGGCAGCCCGTCCGCTGTGTGTCTGTTGCGCCTCGGCCAGCTTTTCGGCGGCCAGGCTGGTCAGCGAAATGGATTCCATCGGCGCGTCCTTTCAGCCGTTCAGTAGCAGTATCCCCGCGACGAGCAACGCAACCACCTTGACTATCTCCAAACCGACATAGATGTGGTGACCGCGGGAGCGGGGAGCCTGCAGCCCGGCCAATACCTGATTGGACCGTCGAGTCAATCGAGGACGCACCGCAATCAACTGGACGGCCAACGCAGCCAACGCGACCGAAAACGCCGCGGCGATCCGCGCCGGCGTCGAGCCGACCACCACGATCGCGAGGATGACAAGGGCGAAACCGACCTCAACGGTATTGAGCGCACGGAAGACCAACCGGCCGATGCCGAGCCCGATCTGCAGCGTCACTCCTGCCGCCCGGAACTTCAGCGGAGCTTCCAGAAACGAGATCGCCACCACCATTCCCAGCCAGACGAACGCGACGGCGACCTCGATCGCCGGTCCGGCGCTCACCGAATGGCTCCTTCCAGCGGCGTGAAGTGGGCCAGGCACAGGTCGGGTTCGACGAACGCGTCGAGCCGGTCGACGGTGACTGGCGCCCCCCATGTTTGCAAGGCTCCCCGCATGATCCCTAAGTGGACGGGGCAGACGACACCGGCTTGAGTTTCGGCGAGTTCCAGAAACGGACAGTGCCGCAGACCGACCTGTTGCCTGCCGTTGGATGCCCGGCGCTCGGGAGCGAAGCCAAGGTCGTCAAGCACCGCGACCAAGTGGTCGATCGTCTCCTCGGTGTCGGCACCGGCCGGCGGCGCTTCGAGCTGGCGCCCCCACGCCCGGCCCGCGGACAACGCCATGGCCCGCGAATCCCGTTCGGCGGCAAGGCCACTGGCGAGGATCTCGGCAAGCAGCCGGTAACGCCGCGTCCCAGTGCTATCCGTCCGCCGGACCGCCCGAAACATCAGCGGCGGGCGCCCCGGTCGGCCGCGGCCGGGCTCGACCCGCTCCACCTGGCCATCAGCGACCAGGTTATCGAGGTGGAAGCGGACGGTGTTGGGATGCACGCCCAACTTGCCGGCGATCGCGGCGATGCTCATCGGAACCCGCGACGCACACAATGCCCGCAGCACCGCACGACGGCGCCCCACCGGCTCTTGCAGTGACCTGATGATGACACTCACCCCCATAAGGCTCGTCGGCTGCGCCTGAGCAATGCAGTAAGTTTACACAAACGGACTTGTAAAAACCTGCGGAGGTGGGGTCTATGGCCAACAAACGTGGCAATGCCGGGCAGCCTCTGCCCTTGTCGGATCGAGACGACGACCACATGCAGGGGCACTGGCTGCTGGCCCGGCTGGGCAAGCGGGTGCTGCGTCCCGGCGGCGTCGAACTCACCCGGACACTGCTGGCCCGCGCCGAGGTGACCGACGCCGACGTGCTCGAGCTGGCACCGGGCCTGGGCCGCACCGCAGCCGAAATCTTGGCCCGCAACCCGCGGTCGTACGTGGGGGCGGAGAGCGATCCCAACGCGGCCAACCTGGTCCGACACGTTCTCGCCGGCCGCGGCGACGTCCGGGTCACCGACGCGGCCGATACCGGATTATCCGACGCCAGCGCCGATGTCGTCATCGGCGAGGCGATGCTGACCATGCAAGGCAACGCGGCTAAACACACGATCGTCGCCGAGGCGGCGCGGGTGCTGAGGCCGGGTGGCCGCTACGCGATTCACGAACTAGCGCTGGTGCCGGACGACGTCGCAGAGCAGGTCCGCACCGACCTGCGGCAGTCGCTGGCCCGCGCGCTCAAGGTCAATGCGCGTCCGCTGACCGTTGCGGAATGGTCGCACCTCTTAGCGGGCCATGGACTGGTCGTCGAACACGTTGTCACCGCTTCCATGGCGTTGTTACAACCGCGACGGGTGATCGCTGACGAAGGCCTCCTGGGTGCGCTGCGGTTCGCCGGAAACCTGCTCATCCATCGTGCCGCGCGTCGGCGAGTCCTGTTGATGCGCCACACATTCCGCAGGCATCGTGAACGCTTGACAGCCGTCGCCATTGTCGCGCACAAACCGCACGTCGATTCGTGATCCATTGAGGACCTAAGCCCGTTGGGCTAGTGACAAACGCCTCCTGAGCAAAACCCTCCTCCCCCGTTACCGTCGTGCGGTAGGGACAAGCCACATCGGCCGAGCGGGCGATCAGCCAACGACAGGAGGACCGCGATGTCATCGGGCAATTCATCTCTGGGAATTATCGTCGGGATCGACGATTCACCGGCCGCACAGGTTGCGGTGCGGTGGGCAGCTCGGGATGCGGAGTTGCGAAAAATCCCTCTGACGCTCGTGCACGCGGTGTCGCCGGAAGTAGCCACCTGGCTGGAGGTGCCACTGCCGCCGGGCGTGCTGCGATGGCAGCAGGATCACGGGCGCCACCTGATCGACGACGCACTCAAGGTGGTTGAACAGGCTTCGCTGCGCGCTGGTCCCCCCACGGTCCACAGTGAAATCGTTCCGGCGGCAGCCGTTCCCACATTGGTCGACATGTCCAAAGACGCAGTGCTGATGGTCGTGGGTTGTCTCGGAAGTGGGCGGTGGCCGGGCCGGCTGCTCGGTTCGGTCAGTTCCGGCCTGCTCCGCCACGCGCACTGTCCGGTCGTGATCATCCACGACGAAGATTCGGTGATGCCGCATCCCCAGCAAGCGCCGGTGCTAGTTGGCGTTGACGGCTCGTCGGCCTCCGAGCTGGCGACCGCAATCGCATTCGACGAAGCGTCGCGGCGAAACGTGGACCTGGTGGCGCTGCACGCATGGAGCGACGTCGATGTGTCGGAGTGGCCCGGAATCGATTGGCCGGCAACTCAGTCGATGGCCGAGCAGGTGCTGGCCGAGCGGTTGGCGGGTTGGCAGGAGCGGTATCCCAACGTAGCCATAACCCGCGTGGTGGTGCGCGATCAGCCGGCCCGCCAGCTCGTCCAACGCTCCGAGGAAGCCCAGCTGGTCGTGGTCGGCAGCCGGGGCCGCGGCGGCTACGCCGGAATGCTGGTGGGGTCGGTAGGCGAAACCGTTGCTCAGCTGGCGCGGACGCCGGTCATCGTGGCACGCGAGTCGCTGACTTAGGTTCAGCGGCGAACGACAAGCACCGAACACTCGGCGTGACGGAACACCGGATGTCCGGATGGCCCGACCAGCCGCGCTAGCTGACCGGCCTCACCACCGCCGATCACTGCCAGCTGTACGCGCTCGTCGTGGTCGGCCAGGAACCGGGCAATACCCGTGTGAGTGGTGATCGGGTAGACGCGCACATCGGGATGACGGTGGTGCCAATCCTGCACGCGACGTTCGAATTCGCCGTCCGGAATCTCCCGGAGCTCCTCCGGTCGCCCGCCGAGTGCCAGTATGGGCGCTTGCCGCAACTTCGCTTCCCGGGCAGCGTATTCCAGCACGGCCTCGTTATCCGGTGCGTCGGTCATGCGCACCACGATCCAGTTGATGTCAGACGCTGGCTGGTCCACTTTTGAGCGCATGACGGCGACCGGGCAATGCGCCTTTTCGGCCAGCTCGGTTGCCGTCGAACCCAAGATCGAGCTGGCGTAGCGCCCGATTCCCACGGAGCCGACGCAGATCATCTCGGCGTCGCGCGATGCCTCCACAAGCACCGGGCCGGCTGGCCCGCGGGGGATGTCGGTTTCGATCTTGACGAGCTTGCCCGCGGCCTCAACAGCGGACTGCGCTTCCCGAAGCGATCTTTCAGCATGCGCAAGGTCGCGGTCGTAGTCGTCCGGGGACGGATGTGTCGGCTTGATCACTGAGACCAGTCGCAGCGGCACCGCTCGGCTGATGGCCTCGTCAACCCCCCACAATGCGGCCGTAATCGCCGCGTGCGAACCATCGATACCAACAATGATTGTTTTCATCGTCGGCTCTCCTCTCCCAGACATTTCCCGATGCTCGATCACCCCGCATCGGAAAACCTGTCCGCATCTTGGGGACTCGTGGTAAAGGTCGGTTCCGGCTGGGCCAACCGGTAGACGTCAATCAGCCGCGCGACATCGCTGGGAGTGACGATGCCGACCACCGCGCTCCCTTCGGTGACCAGCGCACGGCTGCGCGGGCCGAGCGGTGCCATCCGCTCTAGGAGCGCGGTCAGCGGCTCTTGTGGTCGGGCGGTCGGCACGCTGTGCAGCGGCAGCGCAATGTCACCTACGCTGGTAGTGCTGCGCCGGCTAGGCGCAACATCGCGCAGCTGCCGCAATGCCACCAGGCCCGTGATCGATCCGTCCCGATCGGCAACCGGATATGCCGAGTGCCGTTCACCAAGCACGTAACGCTGGATGAAATCCTCGACATTGATCCATCCGGGAGCCGTATGCGGTTGGGCGGTCATCGCATCGGCCACACGCACCCCGGCAAACAGCTGCTGGGTCGAAATCCGGGTCTCCTCCTCGCGAGCGGCAGCGAAGATAAACCAGCCAATGAAGGCTAACCAGACCCCACCGACGAGGCCACCAGCCACAAACTCGGCCAATCCCAACGCGATCAAGACCAGCGCAACCACCCGTCCGGCCCGCGCCGCACCGATCCCGGCGCGCACACTATCGCCGTGGCGGCGCCACAGATAGGCCCGGACCAACCGCCCACCGTCCAACGGCGCGCCAGGCAGCAGATTGAACAGCCCCAGCAGCAGGTTGACAGTAGCCAACCACCAAGCAACGCTGATCACGATGGCCGGGGTCCGCACGCCGGCGAGCGTGATGGCCAACGCACCGAATGTCGCCGACAGCGCCAGGCTGGTAGCCGGACCCGCGAACGCGATCCGGAAAGCGGCTTTGGGCGTCTTTGCCTCGCCGCCAAGCGCGGTCACCCCGCCGAACAGCCACAACGTCACGCTCTCAACGGATACCCCGGCGCGACGAGCGACGACGGCGTGCGCGAGCTCATGAGCCAACAGCGACGCCAGCAACATGACCGCGCCACCTGCGCCGAGAAGCCAATAGACCACGGCCGGGTAGCCTCCGACGGTACCCGGCAACATGGTCGCCAGACTCCAGGTGAACAACCACAGGATCACCAACACGCTCCAGTGGACGTTCACCACAAACCCGGCGATCCGCCCAAGCGGGATCGCATCACGCATTGGGTACCTCCGATGCTGGCGGATAAAGCCTTTCGTGCCGGCGGATGATCCGAGGTCGCTAGCTGGCGAGGGCCATGGGCGAGCAGATTGCCTTGACGAACTGCACAATGGCGTGCTCGGGCAGGTGTCGGGCGATGTCGGCTTCGGTGACGATTCCGACCAAGCGGTGCTCTGAGATGACCGGAACACGGCGGACCTGATGTTCTTCCATGACGTTGAGCATCTCCTGGATGCTTGCGTTCGCATCGACGTAGTAGATGCTGTCCCGGGCCAACTCGCCAGCCGTGGCGGTATTCGGGTCTAGGCCCGCAGCCAGGCCTTTGATCACAATGTCGCGGTCGGTGAGCATGCCGTGCAGCCGGTCGTCGTCCCCGCAGATCGGCAACGCGCCGATGTCGTGCTCACGCATGTATTGAGCGGCAGCGGTTAGCGTCTCGTGTTCGCCAACACAGGTCACACCTGCGTTCATGATGTCGCGTGCGGTGGTCATCGGGATCCTCCTCGAGTCGGGGTGCTATTGCTGATCTGCTGCCGAAGGTACGACCACGTCGTAGCGAACACTAGGGTCGTTTGACCCGTGGGCCGCGGGTCGATGGACCCGTACTGGCGCGCGTTGAGGCAGCTGGCTTGCCTGGCTTGTCCTCGCCGTAGGCCACCTCAAAGTCGAAGGTTGTCAATTGATTTCACCAGCCGGATATAGCGCTATGGGCGGCCGCAGGACCGATAGTGATGCCGATCGGCCCCGATCGGGGTAACCGGCAATGGAACAACTGACAACCATGAAGGCTCGTTTCGACGGAAGCGGAAGACGCCGACAGGCACATGAGCCTCGCGACGGGGCCAATCCGTTGGCTTTGCGACCGTGGTCGTAGGTCCTGGCGGAGCCGGGTTGCCACATCCGTCACAAGCTGACACGCCGAACGTGCAACCAGGGCGGCATCGCCTGGGTGTGTCTCCGCCACCAGTGCACATTCGGCGCAGCCAGCCCACGCTCGGCGCGGAGTTAGGCGGAACGGTCGCGCTGTGTCCGTGGCGCGTCCAACAGGCCCGACTGCTCCAGCGCAGCCTGGACAAACCGTCGTACCGGCCGCGACTGGAAGAAGCCAGTGTGACCGCCTGGATACCACACGATTTCGGGTTTGCCCCAGTGCTCCCAGAGGCGAGTCACCTGTTCGCGTGGATGCACGAGTCGGTCGGCAATGCCCGCGTAGATAAAGCGGCCCGGCATGGGCACCAGTGGCGTAAGTGAGAGCGGCGAGATCATTCGGCCGATCGGTTCGGCCATCTTGACGGTGTGGCGGCGGGGGTCTTTGTGCCGAAGACCGCAGTGGCGGCCCAACAACTCGATCAGATCAGCCACTGGGACACCGAGAATCGCGCAGGCGAGACCTTCTTCGAGGCTGGCGACCAATGACGCGATGTAGCCGCCCAGCGAGAGACCGTTCAACCCGATCAGCGACTCCTCCTCCTGCGATCGTATCCAGGACAACAGCCGCCGGATATCCCACACCGCTTGAGCCGTCCCATGCACATCGTCGAGAACATCTTCTCCGGGAAAAACGGCGCCCTTCGGCAGACCTTGCCCGCGGGGACCATGCATCGGAAGAACCGGCATGACAATGTTCAGGCCGAGTTCGTCATGCAGCTTCCAGGCGCGGAACACCGCGAGATCCAACGGGGCCCTGCCCATCTCGGTGCCGTGTACACAAACCAGCCAGGGACGCGGCTCTGGGTGCCGCAGTAACAGGGCGTACTCGCGATTGTTCGCAGTGTATGAGAGCCACCGTTGGCTGCCCGGTTCACCCGGATGCGGCGTAAACCCACTGTCGAAGAAGATGCGATAAAAGGAGCGTCTGCGGTCCTTGACCTTTCGGACCGCGACCTCGGTGAGCGGTGGGGGCTGGGCAAAAAATCCGCTAGGCTTCTCCAGCCATCTGCGATTCCCATAGAACTCCAGTCCAGCGGCCACTTCTTGGCTGATGCGCTCGAACACTCGATGATTGCTGACCGGACGTCGTGCCTTGAGGCCCAGCAGGACGATTTCGTCTCGAAAGGCTTGCGCCGCTAAGGCAATAGTGGGCCGTGCGATCGGCAGTTTATCGGGCTGTTGACCCAGATAGTCGCGCCACGATTGAGCGACGTACAGACCGGTGTGCATGAACGGTCCCATGGCGCCGCTCAAGACCGGTGGACTCAGGCGAAAAGCCGAGCGTTCGTGGGTGCCGTCGCTCGCAGAACTTGCCATGGCAGCAAAGCTAACCGCGTGCGGAACGACGCGTTAGGGACTTACGTCCCGCCGGAAGTCACCTGTGTGGTGGTGGCCACTGTCGAGACCGGCGGCCCGTTGTGGTGGCCCAAGTGCCCTAAGGTGATCAGGTGCCGCAGCCCGGCCAGCACGCCGTCAGAGTTTCACGGGGCTTGGTCGCGGCCGATGGCGTCCTCATCGTGGGGTCGATGACCGAGGTGGACGCGGCGCGACCGGGCACATCGACGGTCCCCGGGGCTTTGTGGGCCAGTGAAGTGACGAAAGACCCCAGTGGACACGGACTTCGGCATGTCCACGCAACGACCGAGGCACTCCGGTATTCGGGCTGTTGGCCCCTACGCATGGGCCGGCCGATGTGGTCGGATAGGCAGGTGGGGGGTGCACCAGGAGGCGATGATGAATCTAGCGATATGGCACCCGCGCAAGGTGCAATCCGCCACCATCTATCAGGTGACCGATCGCTCGCACGACGGGCGCACAGCACGGGTGCCTGGTGACGAGATCACTAGCACCGTGTCCGGTTGGTTGTCGGAGTTGGGCACCCAAAGCCCGTTGGCCGATGAGCTTGCGCGTGCGGTGCGGATCGGCGACTGGCCCGCTGCGTACGCAATCGGTGAGCACCTGTCCGTTGAGATTGCCGTTGCGGTCTAAGCACCACCTAACGGTGTCGTCCCGAAGGGACGATTGCCGATCCGGTGGATGACTTTGGTCCCTATGCCTTCCCGCTGGACCGCACAACGATCGAAGGTGCCACGACGCATAGAAGACATGGCCATGCCACACCCTGATAGCATTGCAGCAAGCTACATGTACTGCTCTACCAGGATCCTTATGGGCAACAGTGGGTTTGAGTTATGAAACCCGTGGGCACATACCCTTCCGCGTCGTACTGGTCAGTCTCGACAGCGAAGAGATCACCGGTTGATCCACCAAGCATGCATTGGCGGGCATCTGCATAAACGGTGACGTATCAGCACAAAACAGCGGAGAGAACAACATGCGATCAGAACGTCTCCGGTGGCTGGTAGCCGCAGAAGGTCCGTTCGCCTCGGTGTATTTCGACGACTCGCACGACACTCTTGATGCCGTCGAGCGCCGGGAAGCGACGTGGCGCGATGTCCGGAAGCATCTCGAAAGCCGCGACGCGAAGCAGGAGCTCATCGACAGCCTCGAAGAGGCGGTGCGGGATTCTCGACCGGCCGTCGGCCAGCGTGGCCGCGCGCTGATCGCGACCGGCGAGCAAGTACTGGTCAACGAGCATCTGATCGGCCCACCACCGGCTACGGTGATTCGGCTGTCGGATTATCCGTACGTCGTGCCATTGATAGACCTTGAGATGCGGCGACCGACGTATGTATTTGCCGCGGTTGATCACACCGGCGCCGACGTCAAGCTGTATCAGGGGGCCACCATCAGTTCCACGAAAATCGATGGGGTCGGCTACCCGGTGCACAAGCCGGTCACCGCCGGCTGGAACGGCTACGGCGACTTCCAGCACACCACCGAAGAAGCCATCCGAATGAACTGCCGCGCGGTCGCCGACCATCTCACCCGACTGGTAGACGCTGCCGACCCCGAGGTGGTGTTCGTGTCCGGCGAGGTGCGGTCACGCACAGACCTGCTTTCCACATTGCCGCAGCGGGTGGCGGTCCGGGTGTCGCAGCTGCATGCCGGACCGCGCAAAAGCGCCTTAGACGAGGAAGAGATCTGGGACCTGACATCCGCGGAGTTCACCCGGCGGCGGTACGCCGAAATCACCAATGTCGCACAACAATTTGAGGCGGAGATCGGACGCGGATCGGGGCTGGCGGCCCAAGGGTTGGCGGAGGTGTGTGCGGCTCTGCGTGACGGCGACGTCGACACGCT
Above is a window of Mycobacterium tuberculosis H37Rv DNA encoding:
- a CDS encoding transcriptional regulator, translated to MGVSVIIRSLQEPVGRRRAVLRALCASRVPMSIAAIAGKLGVHPNTVRFHLDNLVADGQVERVEPGRGRPGRPPLMFRAVRRTDSTGTRRYRLLAEILASGLAAERDSRAMALSAGRAWGRQLEAPPAGADTEETIDHLVAVLDDLGFAPERRASNGRQQVGLRHCPFLELAETQAGVVCPVHLGIMRGALQTWGAPVTVDRLDAFVEPDLCLAHFTPLEGAIR
- the TB31.7 gene encoding universal stress protein, yielding MSSGNSSLGIIVGIDDSPAAQVAVRWAARDAELRKIPLTLVHAVSPEVATWLEVPLPPGVLRWQQDHGRHLIDDALKVVEQASLRAGPPTVHSEIVPAAAVPTLVDMSKDAVLMVVGCLGSGRWPGRLLGSVSSGLLRHAHCPVVIIHDEDSVMPHPQQAPVLVGVDGSSASELATAIAFDEASRRNVDLVALHAWSDVDVSEWPGIDWPATQSMAEQVLAERLAGWQERYPNVAITRVVVRDQPARQLVQRSEEAQLVVVGSRGRGGYAGMLVGSVGETVAQLARTPVIVARESLT
- a CDS encoding zinc metalloprotease Rip3; amino-acid sequence: MRDAIPLGRIAGFVVNVHWSVLVILWLFTWSLATMLPGTVGGYPAVVYWLLGAGGAVMLLASLLAHELAHAVVARRAGVSVESVTLWLFGGVTALGGEAKTPKAAFRIAFAGPATSLALSATFGALAITLAGVRTPAIVISVAWWLATVNLLLGLFNLLPGAPLDGGRLVRAYLWRRHGDSVRAGIGAARAGRVVALVLIALGLAEFVAGGLVGGVWLAFIGWFIFAAAREEETRISTQQLFAGVRVADAMTAQPHTAPGWINVEDFIQRYVLGERHSAYPVADRDGSITGLVALRQLRDVAPSRRSTTSVGDIALPLHSVPTARPQEPLTALLERMAPLGPRSRALVTEGSAVVGIVTPSDVARLIDVYRLAQPEPTFTTSPQDADRFSDAG
- the hrp1 gene encoding hypoxic response protein, which produces MTTARDIMNAGVTCVGEHETLTAAAQYMREHDIGALPICGDDDRLHGMLTDRDIVIKGLAAGLDPNTATAGELARDSIYYVDANASIQEMLNVMEEHQVRRVPVISEHRLVGIVTEADIARHLPEHAIVQFVKAICSPMALAS
- a CDS encoding methyltransferase; translation: MANKRGNAGQPLPLSDRDDDHMQGHWLLARLGKRVLRPGGVELTRTLLARAEVTDADVLELAPGLGRTAAEILARNPRSYVGAESDPNAANLVRHVLAGRGDVRVTDAADTGLSDASADVVIGEAMLTMQGNAAKHTIVAEAARVLRPGGRYAIHELALVPDDVAEQVRTDLRQSLARALKVNARPLTVAEWSHLLAGHGLVVEHVVTASMALLQPRRVIADEGLLGALRFAGNLLIHRAARRRVLLMRHTFRRHRERLTAVAIVAHKPHVDS
- a CDS encoding transmembrane protein, which produces MSIRPTTSPALADQLKDPAYSAYVLLRTLFTVAPILFGLDKFFNLLTHPQHWNMYLAGWINDLVPGTADQCMYLVGAIEIVAGVLVAVAPRIGAWVVAAWLAGIILNLVTGPGFYDIALRDFGLLVGAIALARLAQGVHSGGIGRP
- a CDS encoding universal stress protein; amino-acid sequence: MSGRGEPTMKTIIVGIDGSHAAITAALWGVDEAISRAVPLRLVSVIKPTHPSPDDYDRDLAHAERSLREAQSAVEAAGKLVKIETDIPRGPAGPVLVEASRDAEMICVGSVGIGRYASSILGSTATELAEKAHCPVAVMRSKVDQPASDINWIVVRMTDAPDNEAVLEYAAREAKLRQAPILALGGRPEELREIPDGEFERRVQDWHHRHPDVRVYPITTHTGIARFLADHDERVQLAVIGGGEAGQLARLVGPSGHPVFRHAECSVLVVRR
- a CDS encoding transmembrane protein, giving the protein MSAGPAIEVAVAFVWLGMVVAISFLEAPLKFRAAGVTLQIGLGIGRLVFRALNTVEVGFALVILAIVVVGSTPARIAAAFSVALAALAVQLIAVRPRLTRRSNQVLAGLQAPRSRGHHIYVGLEIVKVVALLVAGILLLNG